Proteins encoded by one window of Melospiza melodia melodia isolate bMelMel2 chromosome 9, bMelMel2.pri, whole genome shotgun sequence:
- the HNRNPH3 gene encoding heterogeneous nuclear ribonucleoprotein H3 isoform X2, with product MDWSGKHNGPNDTTNDGTVVRLRGLPFGCSKEEIVQFFQGLEIVPNGITLTLDYQGRSTGEAFVQFASKEIAENALGKHKERIGHRYIEIFKSSKSEIRGFSDMPRRMMGQQRPGPYDRPLGGRGGYYGAGRGRYGGFDDYGGYNNYGYGNDGYDDRMRDGRGMGGHGYGAGDAGSGFHGGGHFVHMRGLPFRATENDIANFFSPLNPIRVHIDIGADGRATGEADVEFVTHEDAVAAMSKDKNHMQHRYIELFLNSTAGGGSGMGGYGRDGMDQGYGSVGRMGMGSNYSGGYGTPDGLGGYSRGSGNSGGYYGQGSMGGGGWRGMY from the exons atGGACTGGAGTGGAAAACACAATGGGCCCAATGATACAACCAATGACGGAACGGTGGTACGACTCCGAGGCCTCCCATTTGGGTGCAGTAAAGAAGAGATTGTTCAGTTTTTCCAAG GGTTGGAAATCGTGCCAAATGGGATAACATTGACGCTGGACTACCAGGGGAGAAGCACAGGGGAGGCCTTCGTGCAGTTTGCTTCAAAGGAGATAGCAGAAAATGCTCTGGGGAAACACAAGGAAAGAATAGGGCACAG ATACATTGAAATCTTCAAAAGTAGTAAGAGCGAAATCAGAGGATTCTCTGACATGCCAAGAAGAATGATGGGACAACAGCGGCCTGGACCATATGATAGACCATTGGGAGGAAGAGGGGGTTATTATGGAGCTGGGCGTGGAA GGTATGGAGGCTTTGATGATTATGGTGGCTATAATAACTATGGCTACGGAAACGACGGCTATGACGACAGGATGAGGGATGGGAGAG GCATGGGAGGCCATGGCTATGGAGCTGGAGATGCAGGGTCGGGGTTCCATGGTGGAGGTCATTTTGTTCACATGAGAGGGCTGCCTTTCCGAGCCACGGAAAACGATATTGCTAAC TTTTTCTCCCCTTTGAACCCTATAAGAGTTCACATTGACATTGGAGCAgatggaagagccacaggagaggcAGATGTGGAGTTTGTGACCCACGAGGACGCGGTGGCCGCCATGTCCAAGGATAAGAATCACATGC AGCATCGGTATATTGAGCTGTTCCTGAATTCCACTGCGGGAGGTGGCTCTGGAATGGGAGGCTATGGCAGAGATGGAATGG ATCAAGGGTACGGCTCCGTCGGTAGAATGGGGATGGGCAGCAATTACAGCGGTGGCTACGGAACCCCGGACGGCCTGGGTGGATACA GTCGTGGCAGTGGAAATAGTGGAGGATACTATGGGCAAGGCAGTATGGGTGGAGGAGGCTGGCGTGGGATGTATTGA
- the HNRNPH3 gene encoding heterogeneous nuclear ribonucleoprotein H3 isoform X1: MDWSGKHNGPNDTTNDGTVVRLRGLPFGCSKEEIVQFFQGLEIVPNGITLTLDYQGRSTGEAFVQFASKEIAENALGKHKERIGHRYIEIFKSSKSEIRGFSDMPRRMMGQQRPGPYDRPLGGRGGYYGAGRGSMYDRMRRGGGGYDGGYGGFDDYGGYNNYGYGNDGYDDRMRDGRGMGGHGYGAGDAGSGFHGGGHFVHMRGLPFRATENDIANFFSPLNPIRVHIDIGADGRATGEADVEFVTHEDAVAAMSKDKNHMQHRYIELFLNSTAGGGSGMGGYGRDGMDQGYGSVGRMGMGSNYSGGYGTPDGLGGYSRGSGNSGGYYGQGSMGGGGWRGMY; encoded by the exons atGGACTGGAGTGGAAAACACAATGGGCCCAATGATACAACCAATGACGGAACGGTGGTACGACTCCGAGGCCTCCCATTTGGGTGCAGTAAAGAAGAGATTGTTCAGTTTTTCCAAG GGTTGGAAATCGTGCCAAATGGGATAACATTGACGCTGGACTACCAGGGGAGAAGCACAGGGGAGGCCTTCGTGCAGTTTGCTTCAAAGGAGATAGCAGAAAATGCTCTGGGGAAACACAAGGAAAGAATAGGGCACAG ATACATTGAAATCTTCAAAAGTAGTAAGAGCGAAATCAGAGGATTCTCTGACATGCCAAGAAGAATGATGGGACAACAGCGGCCTGGACCATATGATAGACCATTGGGAGGAAGAGGGGGTTATTATGGAGCTGGGCGTGGAAGTATGTATGACAGAATGCGTCGAGGAGGTGGTGGATATGACGGTG GGTATGGAGGCTTTGATGATTATGGTGGCTATAATAACTATGGCTACGGAAACGACGGCTATGACGACAGGATGAGGGATGGGAGAG GCATGGGAGGCCATGGCTATGGAGCTGGAGATGCAGGGTCGGGGTTCCATGGTGGAGGTCATTTTGTTCACATGAGAGGGCTGCCTTTCCGAGCCACGGAAAACGATATTGCTAAC TTTTTCTCCCCTTTGAACCCTATAAGAGTTCACATTGACATTGGAGCAgatggaagagccacaggagaggcAGATGTGGAGTTTGTGACCCACGAGGACGCGGTGGCCGCCATGTCCAAGGATAAGAATCACATGC AGCATCGGTATATTGAGCTGTTCCTGAATTCCACTGCGGGAGGTGGCTCTGGAATGGGAGGCTATGGCAGAGATGGAATGG ATCAAGGGTACGGCTCCGTCGGTAGAATGGGGATGGGCAGCAATTACAGCGGTGGCTACGGAACCCCGGACGGCCTGGGTGGATACA GTCGTGGCAGTGGAAATAGTGGAGGATACTATGGGCAAGGCAGTATGGGTGGAGGAGGCTGGCGTGGGATGTATTGA
- the HNRNPH3 gene encoding heterogeneous nuclear ribonucleoprotein H3 isoform X3, whose amino-acid sequence MPRRMMGQQRPGPYDRPLGGRGGYYGAGRGSMYDRMRRGGGGYDGGYGGFDDYGGYNNYGYGNDGYDDRMRDGRGMGGHGYGAGDAGSGFHGGGHFVHMRGLPFRATENDIANFFSPLNPIRVHIDIGADGRATGEADVEFVTHEDAVAAMSKDKNHMQHRYIELFLNSTAGGGSGMGGYGRDGMDQGYGSVGRMGMGSNYSGGYGTPDGLGGYSRGSGNSGGYYGQGSMGGGGWRGMY is encoded by the exons ATGCCAAGAAGAATGATGGGACAACAGCGGCCTGGACCATATGATAGACCATTGGGAGGAAGAGGGGGTTATTATGGAGCTGGGCGTGGAAGTATGTATGACAGAATGCGTCGAGGAGGTGGTGGATATGACGGTG GGTATGGAGGCTTTGATGATTATGGTGGCTATAATAACTATGGCTACGGAAACGACGGCTATGACGACAGGATGAGGGATGGGAGAG GCATGGGAGGCCATGGCTATGGAGCTGGAGATGCAGGGTCGGGGTTCCATGGTGGAGGTCATTTTGTTCACATGAGAGGGCTGCCTTTCCGAGCCACGGAAAACGATATTGCTAAC TTTTTCTCCCCTTTGAACCCTATAAGAGTTCACATTGACATTGGAGCAgatggaagagccacaggagaggcAGATGTGGAGTTTGTGACCCACGAGGACGCGGTGGCCGCCATGTCCAAGGATAAGAATCACATGC AGCATCGGTATATTGAGCTGTTCCTGAATTCCACTGCGGGAGGTGGCTCTGGAATGGGAGGCTATGGCAGAGATGGAATGG ATCAAGGGTACGGCTCCGTCGGTAGAATGGGGATGGGCAGCAATTACAGCGGTGGCTACGGAACCCCGGACGGCCTGGGTGGATACA GTCGTGGCAGTGGAAATAGTGGAGGATACTATGGGCAAGGCAGTATGGGTGGAGGAGGCTGGCGTGGGATGTATTGA